AGTCATCGACTTTAATGGCACTGAGGATGGATAAGGCAATTTTGGGACCGACCCCGTTTACCGAGATCAGGTGAAGAAACAAATCGAGTTCCTGCTGGTCGGCAAATCCGTACAGGAAATGACCATCCTCGCGGATGGCATAATGGGTGTTAAGCCGGACCGGTTCACCGGCAGCCGGCAGCCGGTCAAAGGTCTGAAGCGAAATGGAAATCCGGTAACCCAGACCGCCGGTATCGATCAGTACATCGGTGGGCGATTTGGCAACCAGTGTGCCTTTGATAAATGCAATCATGAGACAACCCGTCCGGGATTCTGTTCAAGGAATTTTCCCCAGGCCGACCGTTTTCCTCTCGATTGTGATTGGGTCAGCGCCTTTACCGGGGAGGAACCGGGGCCGGTCCGGAATCCGGTGGATAGCGCAATGGCCAGGGCATCGGTCACGTCGTAGGGCTCGGGCGCTTCGGGCAGATTCAGCAGACGGGTGACCATGGCAGACACCTGCGGTTTTCCGGCATTTCCATTGCCGGTGATCTGCCGTTTAATCTCGCGCGGGGAGAGTTCAACAATCTGCAAACCAGCCTGGGCTGCCGACAGAAGAATCACGCCCCTGGCATGTCCCAGTTTCATGGTGGAGGCCACGTTTTTATTGATAAAGGCGGTTTCAATTCCAAGATGGCTGGGTTGGTAGGCCTCGATCAGGGTGTTCAGCTTCGAGAAAAGTGTGACCAGCCGGTCATGAATGGGAAGCCGTGCATCCAGACGGATAAGTCCGGCCGCCAGTTGGGTCTGCACCTGACGTTCGAACCGGATGATTCCATATCCGGTTTGCCGGGTTCCCGGATCGATGCCAATGATTATCAGACTCATACGATCCGGATTTCCATGAATTATCGGATGTCTTTCAATTGAAGCTGGAGTTGGGAATTGCCATTCCAGACATTTTCGTTGATGGAATACACCATTTCCAGCGACCGGGCGTTTGGCAACACCAGCGGGTAATAGCTTTCCATGTTATAACCGATCACTTCAAAGGTCGGTGAGTTTTTTTGCCGCACTTTAAACTTCAGATGACCTTTTCCCACAATGCTCGGGTAACCCACGACTTCCAGTTCCTGACTGTGGAAAACCGGACGCATGTTGTCGGGACCATGCGGCTGAAACTGTTTCAGTACCCGCCAGTAACGGTCATTGATCTCGGTCAGATTTAAGGGGGTATCAATCTGGATTTCCTGCACCAGTAGGGTCGGATCCATGGACCGGCTCACCACTTCATCAAACCGTTTCTGGAAGGCAGGGATGTTTTCGAGCGCAACCGATAGTCCGGCTGCATATTTATGTCCGCCAAACTGAACAATCAGGTCTTCGCAGGCTTTCAGTGCTTCGTACACATCAAACCCGTTGATGCTTCTGGCCGATCCCTTGGCCACACCCTCTATGGTGGTCATCAGAACGGTCGGCCGGTAATATTTTTCCACCAGCCGGCTGGCCAC
The sequence above is drawn from the Bacteroidota bacterium genome and encodes:
- the ruvC gene encoding crossover junction endodeoxyribonuclease RuvC; the protein is MSLIIIGIDPGTRQTGYGIIRFERQVQTQLAAGLIRLDARLPIHDRLVTLFSKLNTLIEAYQPSHLGIETAFINKNVASTMKLGHARGVILLSAAQAGLQIVELSPREIKRQITGNGNAGKPQVSAMVTRLLNLPEAPEPYDVTDALAIALSTGFRTGPGSSPVKALTQSQSRGKRSAWGKFLEQNPGRVVS